One stretch of Danio rerio strain Tuebingen ecotype United States chromosome 6, GRCz12tu, whole genome shotgun sequence DNA includes these proteins:
- the dytn gene encoding dystrotelin isoform X1, with protein sequence MDLDNIEGLNEVRLAVYRAALKLRSLQKLCQMNLVLLQDLRPILNTLWSSGESTISLAQEDVQQHLEELFRSISPELPDQAVTEATDQTTRLLFKLFDRGQTGVILLRSVEAALIALCGDTLSAKQRALFRLAESYSGNQESDRGSISRSALRVLLEDLSQVPAVVQENHVFGHAETAVSSCFNGVISAGVTEEHFIWWLQSEPRLLLWLSTLYRISVSEAVQHRVHCHACKAFPITGLRYRCLKCLNVHLCQSCFLTERRSRKHKPSHSVLEYCTQPSWKESMASLASSARHALVPRHTRREAERKRALRAGSSAELRYSASNPALQFAAYADTHDAAAEASQTAAPAAVTVESKSLQTEEIQIPQRETAELQKDISVTQKAMRDLQRDKWLLEKEFQVWRVAAQSEHDSLEDKCSELKSMMETLNQHNQHLEEELDTVRHLLSLRHKEELKTSHSNLQLEQDGSINENNWTQPGLLKPHESSSTEHEVEERGTRQERRFEEEEDTLYDLSEDISTNLDDSESILPQDVHTALAQREEEELQEEEEGLHEKEEGLPTEEEELQHDRQDPSFFHGCMSDFAPDGHSDDSEMDDEEDLCELVQRLRNELSLYTASGSVCLQKEMLMTAAEGVRDSVSHLVTSVKSSSLA encoded by the exons ATGGATTTGGATAACATTG aaggTCTGAATGAGGTTCGTCTTGCAGTTTACAGAGCTGCTCTAAAGCTTCGATCATTGCAAAAACTATGTCAGA tgaatCTGGTGTTACTGCAGGATTTGCGTCCAATTTTGAACACTTTATGGAGTTCTGGGGAATCAACGATAAGCCTTGCTCAAGAAGATGTACAGCAGCATCTAGAAGAGCTATTCAGGAGTATCTCCCCTGAACTTCCTGATCAGGCGGTTACTGAAGCCACAGATCAGACCACCAGGCTTCTCTTTAAACTGTTTGACAG AGGGCAAACTGGAGTTATTCTGCTGAGGTCAGTGGAGGCTGCGCTGATTGCCCTCTGTGGAGACACTCTCTCAGCTAAACAGAGGG CTCTGTTCAGACTGGCCGAGAGCTACAGTGGGAATCAGGAGAGCGATAGAGGCTCCATCAGTCGCAGTGCACTCAGAGTCCTGCTGGAAGacctcagccag GTTCCGGCTGTGGTTCAAGAAAACCATGTTTTTGGTCATGCTGAAACTGCAGTGTCATCCTGCTTTAACGGG GTAATCAGTGCAGGTGTGACTGAAGAGCATTTTATATGGTGGCTGCAGTCAGAGCCGCGTCTCCTCTTATGGCTGTCCACACTCTACAGGATTTCAGTGAGTGAAGCTGTACAACACAGAGTTCACTGCCATGCCTGTAAAGCCTTTCCCATCACTGGCCTCAG GTATCGCTGTCTGAAATGCCTGAATGTACACCTCTGCCAAAGCTGCTTTCTGACAGAGAGACGCAGCAGGAAACACAAGCCCTCCCATTCTGTGCTGGAGTACTGCACTCAG CCATCCTGGAAGGAGTCGATGGCATCACTGGCGTCCAGCGCTCGACATGCTTTAGTTCCTCGACACACCCGGAGGGAAGCAGAGAGGAAGAGAGCCTTGAGAGCAGGATCTAGTGCAGAGCTGCGATACAG tgccTCGAATCCAGCGCTGCAGTTTGCTGCATATGCAGACACACATGATGCTGCTGCTGAGGCAAGTCAGACTGCTGCTCCTGCTGCCGTTACAGTAGAGTCTAAAAGCCTGCAGACAGAAGAGATACAGATCCCTCAG AGAGAAACAGCTGAACTCCAGAAAGACATCAGTGTTACCCAGAAGGCCATGCGAGATCTGCAGAGGGATAAATG GCTCCTGGAGAAAGAGTTTCAGGTGTGGAGAGTCGCAGCTCAGTCAGAGCACGATTCATTAGAGGACAAATGCTCTGAGCTGAAGAGCATGATGGAGACGCTCAACCAACACAACCAGCATCTGGAGGAAGAACTGGACACAGTCAGACAT TTGTTGAGTCTGAGGCACAAAGAAGAGCTCAAAACATCCCATTCAAACCTTCAACTAGAACAAGATGGCAGCATTAATGAAAACAACTGGACACAACCTGGACTTTTAAAGCCTCATGAAAGCTCCAGCACAGAACACGAAGTAGAGGAGAGAGGAACACGTCAGGAACGAAGGTTTGAAGAGGAGGAGGATACTCTGTATGATCTTTCAGAGGACATCTCCACTAATCTGGACGACTCAGAGAGTATTCTGCCGCAGGACGTCCATACAGCTTTAGCACAGCgagaagaggaggagctacaggaAGAGGAGGAGGGGCTACATGAGAAAGAGGAGGGGCTACCAAcagaagaggaggagctacaacATGACAGACAGGATCCTTCGTTTTTTCATGGATGCATGTCGGATTTTGCACCGGACGGACACTCGGATGATTCAGAGATGGACGATGAGGAGGATCTCTGCGAGCTTGTACAGAGACTTCGAAATGAGCTTTCTCTATATACAGCCTCAg GGTCAGTCTGTCTCcagaaagaaatgctgatgaCGGCAGCAGAGGGAGTCAGAGACTCCGTTTCTCATCTCGTCACTTCTGTAAAGAGCTCCAGTTTGGCATGA
- the dytn gene encoding dystrotelin isoform X2, which yields MDLDNIGLNEVRLAVYRAALKLRSLQKLCQMNLVLLQDLRPILNTLWSSGESTISLAQEDVQQHLEELFRSISPELPDQAVTEATDQTTRLLFKLFDRGQTGVILLRSVEAALIALCGDTLSAKQRALFRLAESYSGNQESDRGSISRSALRVLLEDLSQVPAVVQENHVFGHAETAVSSCFNGVISAGVTEEHFIWWLQSEPRLLLWLSTLYRISVSEAVQHRVHCHACKAFPITGLRYRCLKCLNVHLCQSCFLTERRSRKHKPSHSVLEYCTQPSWKESMASLASSARHALVPRHTRREAERKRALRAGSSAELRYSASNPALQFAAYADTHDAAAEASQTAAPAAVTVESKSLQTEEIQIPQRETAELQKDISVTQKAMRDLQRDKWLLEKEFQVWRVAAQSEHDSLEDKCSELKSMMETLNQHNQHLEEELDTVRHLLSLRHKEELKTSHSNLQLEQDGSINENNWTQPGLLKPHESSSTEHEVEERGTRQERRFEEEEDTLYDLSEDISTNLDDSESILPQDVHTALAQREEEELQEEEEGLHEKEEGLPTEEEELQHDRQDPSFFHGCMSDFAPDGHSDDSEMDDEEDLCELVQRLRNELSLYTASGSVCLQKEMLMTAAEGVRDSVSHLVTSVKSSSLA from the exons ATGGATTTGGATAACATTG gTCTGAATGAGGTTCGTCTTGCAGTTTACAGAGCTGCTCTAAAGCTTCGATCATTGCAAAAACTATGTCAGA tgaatCTGGTGTTACTGCAGGATTTGCGTCCAATTTTGAACACTTTATGGAGTTCTGGGGAATCAACGATAAGCCTTGCTCAAGAAGATGTACAGCAGCATCTAGAAGAGCTATTCAGGAGTATCTCCCCTGAACTTCCTGATCAGGCGGTTACTGAAGCCACAGATCAGACCACCAGGCTTCTCTTTAAACTGTTTGACAG AGGGCAAACTGGAGTTATTCTGCTGAGGTCAGTGGAGGCTGCGCTGATTGCCCTCTGTGGAGACACTCTCTCAGCTAAACAGAGGG CTCTGTTCAGACTGGCCGAGAGCTACAGTGGGAATCAGGAGAGCGATAGAGGCTCCATCAGTCGCAGTGCACTCAGAGTCCTGCTGGAAGacctcagccag GTTCCGGCTGTGGTTCAAGAAAACCATGTTTTTGGTCATGCTGAAACTGCAGTGTCATCCTGCTTTAACGGG GTAATCAGTGCAGGTGTGACTGAAGAGCATTTTATATGGTGGCTGCAGTCAGAGCCGCGTCTCCTCTTATGGCTGTCCACACTCTACAGGATTTCAGTGAGTGAAGCTGTACAACACAGAGTTCACTGCCATGCCTGTAAAGCCTTTCCCATCACTGGCCTCAG GTATCGCTGTCTGAAATGCCTGAATGTACACCTCTGCCAAAGCTGCTTTCTGACAGAGAGACGCAGCAGGAAACACAAGCCCTCCCATTCTGTGCTGGAGTACTGCACTCAG CCATCCTGGAAGGAGTCGATGGCATCACTGGCGTCCAGCGCTCGACATGCTTTAGTTCCTCGACACACCCGGAGGGAAGCAGAGAGGAAGAGAGCCTTGAGAGCAGGATCTAGTGCAGAGCTGCGATACAG tgccTCGAATCCAGCGCTGCAGTTTGCTGCATATGCAGACACACATGATGCTGCTGCTGAGGCAAGTCAGACTGCTGCTCCTGCTGCCGTTACAGTAGAGTCTAAAAGCCTGCAGACAGAAGAGATACAGATCCCTCAG AGAGAAACAGCTGAACTCCAGAAAGACATCAGTGTTACCCAGAAGGCCATGCGAGATCTGCAGAGGGATAAATG GCTCCTGGAGAAAGAGTTTCAGGTGTGGAGAGTCGCAGCTCAGTCAGAGCACGATTCATTAGAGGACAAATGCTCTGAGCTGAAGAGCATGATGGAGACGCTCAACCAACACAACCAGCATCTGGAGGAAGAACTGGACACAGTCAGACAT TTGTTGAGTCTGAGGCACAAAGAAGAGCTCAAAACATCCCATTCAAACCTTCAACTAGAACAAGATGGCAGCATTAATGAAAACAACTGGACACAACCTGGACTTTTAAAGCCTCATGAAAGCTCCAGCACAGAACACGAAGTAGAGGAGAGAGGAACACGTCAGGAACGAAGGTTTGAAGAGGAGGAGGATACTCTGTATGATCTTTCAGAGGACATCTCCACTAATCTGGACGACTCAGAGAGTATTCTGCCGCAGGACGTCCATACAGCTTTAGCACAGCgagaagaggaggagctacaggaAGAGGAGGAGGGGCTACATGAGAAAGAGGAGGGGCTACCAAcagaagaggaggagctacaacATGACAGACAGGATCCTTCGTTTTTTCATGGATGCATGTCGGATTTTGCACCGGACGGACACTCGGATGATTCAGAGATGGACGATGAGGAGGATCTCTGCGAGCTTGTACAGAGACTTCGAAATGAGCTTTCTCTATATACAGCCTCAg GGTCAGTCTGTCTCcagaaagaaatgctgatgaCGGCAGCAGAGGGAGTCAGAGACTCCGTTTCTCATCTCGTCACTTCTGTAAAGAGCTCCAGTTTGGCATGA
- the casp20 gene encoding caspase 20, apoptosis-related cysteine peptidase isoform X1 — protein sequence MSKKESTQRILQHKVFLIDTLSVEASFILQNVQQAKLITQRDYNNLSDVSERETKIIKLLDKLIGRGEETCQEFIDLLRQDCVLENFPVLEGHAIFASSVQKVSQYKITQNPRGICVIINNVDFTSMGERRGSDEDQNYLAKVFRWLGFEVVAHRNKTAAEMKNILQALGRTVDGDCFVCCVLSHGVEEGVCGTDGSLVSVDEIRNPFTGVNCQKLVGKPKLFFIQACRGQRKQLRVNAQADGPGDGESEMEVDGDDFDITIPSDTDFLIARSTTDGHVSYRKPDEGSWFIQSLCRNLEKHCPLGADILTILLSVNNEVSIQGLHSKQMPVHEVAMRMKLILPPVNN from the exons ATGAGTAAAAAGGAATCAACTCAAAGGATTCTCCAACATAAAGTCTTCCTCATAGACACTTTATCTGTAGAAGCCAGTTTCATCCTGCAGAATGTGCAACAAGCTAAACTTATCACTCAGCGTGACTACAATAACCTCTCTGATGTTTCCGAAAGAGAGACCAAAATCATCAAACTGCTTGACAAACTCATAGGAAGAGGCGAGGAAACGTGTCAAGAATTCATAGATCTTTTAAGGCAGGATTGTGTGTTGGAAAATTTCCCAGTCTTAGAGGGTCATGCCATTTTTGCTTCTTCAGTGCAGAAG GTCTCTCAatacaaaataacacaaaatccACGAGGGATCTGTGTAATCATCAATAACGTGGATTTTACCAGCATGGGTGAAAGAAGGGGATCAGACGAGGAtcaaa ATTACCTAGCCAAAGTTTTCCGTTGGCTGGGGTTCGAGGTGGTGGCGCACAGAAATAAAACTGCAGCTGAAATGAAGAACATCTTGCAAGCTCTAGGAAGGACAGTAGATGGAGACTGTTTTGTGTGCTGCGTTCTCTCCCATGGCGTAGAAGAGGGAGTGTGTGGAACTGATGGCAGTCTTGTGTCTGTTGACGAAATACGAAATCCTTTCACTGGCGTCAACTGCCAAAAGCTAGTCGGGAAGCCCAAACTGTTTTTCATACAGGCATGTCGAGGGCAGAGAAAACAACTTCGTGTGAATGCTCAAGCAGATGGTCCAGGAGATGGAGAGTCAGAGATGGAGGTGGATGGCGATGATTTTGACATCACGATCCCATCTGACACAGATTTCCTGATTGCCAGATCAACCACCGATGGACACGTTTCTTACAGAAAGCCTGACGAAGGCTCCTGGTTTATTCAGTCACTTTGTAGAAACCTGGAGAAACACTGTCCACT GGGTGCTGACATCCTGACCATCCTGCTTTCTGTGAATAATGAGGTTAGCATTCAGGGGCTTCACTCCAAACAAATGCCCGTCCATGAAGTCGCCATGAGGATGAAACTGATCCTGCCGCCAGTGAATAACTGA